Proteins found in one Dermacentor silvarum isolate Dsil-2018 chromosome 8, BIME_Dsil_1.4, whole genome shotgun sequence genomic segment:
- the LOC119461997 gene encoding shematrin-like protein 2: MAAFNGVQLLVLQSLVFWCAVNAGGLHPATEGFSHSIAHPDGSTHHSTFIKHNTNVVPRDHDSGVYDPQSGHVVSVHSTGPHGYSTGASHVVASRPLGAYGTAAYGTAAYGGYGAYGGYGAYGGYGAYAAAPSYSVAAAPAVSVAAAPAVTVAHAPAVSVAAPAATTVVSHGAAVYPGHTVTGYGYGGSLGLGYGAGYGLGYGAGYGLGYGAGYGLGYGVGGVGTVGTVGTVGTVGTVGTGVATYGTGLATYGAGYGTGYGAGYGAGYGYTLGGLGGYGYGLPTSRTVVQRGPYINNRVLPTAFGDVHAPHHEFHHHEHHTVHPTGGTAFRRRSLQEIGPQVP; this comes from the exons ATGGCTGCATTCAACGGA GTGCAGCTTCTGGTGCTGCAATCGCTGGTGTTCTGGTGCGCCGTCAACGCCGGCGGCCTCCACCCGGCCACGGAAGGCTTCTCGCACAGTATCGCCCACCCGGACGGCTCGACGCACCACTCCACCTTCATCAAGCACAACACGAACGTGGTTCCACGTGACCACGACTCCGGTGTCTACGACCCGCAATCGGGACACGTCGTGTCCGTCCACTCGACCGGCCCCCATGGTTACAGCACCGGCGCTAGCCACGTGGTCGCCTCCCGGCCGCTAGGAGCTTACGGCACCGCTGCCTACGGAACTGCTGCCTACGGAGGCTACGGAGCCTACGGAGGATACGGAGCCTACGGAGGTTACGGAGCCTACGCCGCCGCGCCTTCCTACTCTGTGGCCGCTGCTCCAGCCGTGTCCGTGGCAGCAGCTCCGGCAGTTACTGTGGCTCACGCCCCCGCTGTCTCCGTCGCCGCCCCAGCTGCCACGACCGTCGTGAGCCATGGAGCCGCCGTGTATCCAGGACACACAGTCACCGGCTACGGCTACGGAGGTAGCCTCGGCCTTGGCTACGGTGCTGGTTATGGCCTCGGCTACGGTGCCGGTTATGGCCTCGGCTATGGTGCCGGTTATGGCCTCGGCTACGGTGTTGGTGGCGTCGGAACCGTCGGAACAGTTGGAACCGTTGGAACCGTTGGAACCGTCGGAACAGGCGTCGCCACCTACGGAACTGGGCTCGCAACTTACGGTGCTGGCTACGGCACTGGCTACGGCGCTGGCTATGGCGCTGGCTACGGCTACACCCTCGGCGGACTCGGAGGCTACGGCTACGGCCTGCCCACGTCCCGCACGGTGGTCCAGAGGGGCCCGTACATCAACAACCGCGTCCTGCCCACGGCTTTCGGTGACGTCCACGCCCCGCACCATGAGTTCCACCACCACGAGCACCACACCGTGCATCCGACTGGAGGCACCGCGTTTCGCCGTCGGAGCCTTCAAGAAATAGGCCCACAAGTTCCTTGA
- the LOC125947514 gene encoding uncharacterized protein LOC125947514, with amino-acid sequence MNAVLSAAVLLVASLCVVHAGYPALLPYGYGYGAAPALVVPKVVAPVYTPVVAKVPTAVSYSYFHAVHPPPVIKLHAAPALVKLPYAPYYH; translated from the exons ATGAACGCC GTTCTCTCAGCCGCCGTCTTGCTCGTGGCGTCGCTGTGCGTCGTGCACGCTGGCTACCCAGCCCTGCTGCCGTACGGCTACGGCTACGGCGCAGCGCCCGCCCTGGTAGTGCCTAAGGTGGTGGCACCCGTGTACACGCCAGTGGTAGCCAAGGTGCCCACAGCCGTCAGCTACTCCTACTTCCACGCGGTCCACCCGCCGCCGGTGATCAAGCTGCACGCAGCGCCAGCCCTGGTGAAGCTGCCATATGCGCCGTACTACCACTGA